A section of the Malus sylvestris chromosome 17, drMalSylv7.2, whole genome shotgun sequence genome encodes:
- the LOC126612332 gene encoding heavy metal-associated isoprenylated plant protein 39-like, whose product MKKVVLKLELYDEKGKKKAMRAISGLEGLDSCSMDMKDKKLTVTGDIDPVELVGRLRKLCPAEIVSVGPAKQEEKKMEPKEEPKKKDPKDEMAEVMKAYQAHYPPMPSYYYVKSSEEDPHTCVIC is encoded by the exons ATGAAG AAAGTAGTGTTGAAATTGGAATTATACGACGAGAAGGGTAAGAAGAAAGCCATGAGGGCCATCTCGGGGCTTGAAG GGCTTGATTCATGTTCAATGGATATGAAGGACAAGAAACTGACGGTCACAGGGGACATAGATCCAGTGGAATTGGTGGGTAGATTGAGGAAGCTTTGCCCGGCGGAGATAGTCTCGGTCGGACCGGCAAAGCaggaggagaagaaaatggagcCAAAGGAGGAGCCGAAGAAGAAAGATCCAAAGGACGAAATGGCTGAGGTTATGAAGGCCTACCAAGCTCACTATCCTCCAATGCCTTCATATTATTACGTAAAAAGTTCAGAAGAGGATCCCCATACATGTGTCATTTGCTAA